A section of the Pseudomonas sp. FP453 genome encodes:
- a CDS encoding bifunctional 4-hydroxy-2-oxoglutarate aldolase/2-dehydro-3-deoxy-phosphogluconate aldolase yields the protein MKSPQPTVSMADKVALIDSLCAKARILPVITIAREQDILPLADALAAGGLTALEVTLRSEFGLKAIQVLREQRPELCTGAGTVLDRHMLEAAEVAGSQFIVTPGITRDLLEASVHSPIPLLPGISNASGIMEGYGLGYRRFKLFPAEVSGGVAAIKALGGPFGEVKFCPTGGVGPANIKSYMALKNVMCVGGSWMLDPEWIKNGDWARIQEVTAEALALLD from the coding sequence ATGAAAAGCCCTCAACCGACCGTGTCCATGGCGGATAAAGTTGCCTTGATCGACAGCCTCTGCGCCAAGGCGCGGATCCTGCCGGTGATCACCATCGCCCGCGAACAGGACATCCTGCCGCTGGCCGATGCCCTGGCAGCCGGTGGTTTGACCGCATTGGAAGTGACCCTGCGTTCCGAGTTCGGCCTCAAGGCCATTCAGGTCCTGCGCGAGCAGCGCCCTGAACTGTGCACCGGTGCCGGCACCGTGCTGGATCGCCATATGCTCGAAGCGGCGGAAGTGGCCGGTTCGCAATTCATCGTCACCCCAGGCATCACCCGCGACCTGCTGGAAGCCTCGGTCCACAGCCCGATCCCGCTGCTGCCCGGCATCAGCAATGCGTCCGGGATCATGGAAGGTTATGGCCTGGGTTACCGCCGCTTCAAGCTGTTCCCGGCCGAAGTCAGCGGCGGCGTCGCGGCGATCAAGGCCCTCGGCGGCCCGTTCGGCGAAGTGAAATTCTGCCCGACTGGCGGCGTTGGCCCGGCCAATATCAAGAGCTACATGGCGTTGAAAAACGTGATGTGCGTGGGCGGTAGCTGGATGCTTGATCCTGAGTGGATCAAGAACGGCGACTGGGCACGTATCCAGGAAGTCACCGCCGAGGCGCTGGCGCTGCTGGACTGA
- the pgl gene encoding 6-phosphogluconolactonase: MAISDLKLPQGVTPHEYRTPVLLAEDLANDVAEQLRAAISARGEATLVVSGGRSPVAFFQHLAKQGLDWSKVTITLADERWVPVEHADSNAGLLKQHLLQGPAAKAKFLSLYSAAANLEDAALQADRLLAELPAIDVLVLGMGDDGHTASLFPNSPNLAEALKPDGTRRCWPMLAPTVPHQRLTMSRALLATATYTVLSISGSSKLTTLSAALASDDVAAMPIRAFLQPTLEIYWCP, from the coding sequence ATGGCGATATCTGATTTGAAACTGCCCCAGGGCGTCACGCCCCATGAGTACCGCACGCCGGTGCTGTTGGCGGAAGACCTGGCCAATGACGTGGCCGAGCAATTGCGCGCGGCCATCAGTGCCCGTGGCGAAGCGACGTTGGTGGTGTCCGGTGGCCGTAGCCCCGTGGCATTTTTCCAGCACCTGGCCAAGCAGGGCCTGGACTGGTCCAAGGTGACCATCACCCTGGCCGACGAACGCTGGGTGCCGGTGGAACACGCCGACAGCAACGCGGGCCTGTTGAAGCAGCACCTGCTGCAAGGTCCGGCGGCCAAGGCCAAGTTCCTCAGCCTCTACAGCGCTGCGGCGAACCTGGAAGACGCTGCCTTGCAGGCCGATCGCCTGCTGGCTGAATTGCCGGCGATTGACGTGCTGGTGCTGGGCATGGGCGATGACGGTCACACCGCGTCGCTGTTCCCCAACAGCCCGAACCTGGCCGAAGCCTTGAAGCCCGACGGTACCCGCCGTTGCTGGCCGATGCTGGCGCCGACCGTGCCACACCAGCGCCTGACCATGAGTCGCGCACTGCTGGCCACGGCGACCTACACCGTGCTGTCGATTTCCGGCAGTTCGAAATTGACCACCTTGAGCGCCGCGCTGGCCAGTGACGACGTTGCTGCCATGCCGATTCGCGCGTTTTTGCAACCTACATTAGAGATTTACTGGTGCCCATGA
- the zwf gene encoding glucose-6-phosphate dehydrogenase produces the protein MPSITVEPCTFALFGALGDLALRKLFPALYQLDGAGLLHDDTRILALAREAGTEQQHLAHIEKELRNYVGKELDETIAQRFLARLTYVHVDFKNADDYLALAEKVGSEQRLIAYFATPAAVYGAICENLAKAGLAENTRVVLEKPIGSDLESSRKVNDAVAQFFPENRTYRIDHYLGKETVQNLIALRFANSLFETQWNQNYISHVEITVAEQVGIEGRWGYFDKAGQLRDMIQNHLLQLLCLIAMDPPADLSADSIRDEKVKVLKALAPISPEGLTTQVVRGQYIAGYSAGKPVPGYLEEENSNTQSDTETFVALRADIRNWRWAGVPFYLRTGKRMPQKLSQIVIHFKEPSHYIFAPEQRLQISNKLIIRLQPDEGISLRVMTKEQGLDKGMQLRSGPLQLNFSDTYRSARIPDAYERLLLEVMRGNQNLFVRKDEIEAAWKWCDQLIAGWKKSGDAPKPYAAGSWGPMSSIALITRDGRSWYGDI, from the coding sequence ATGCCTTCGATAACCGTAGAACCCTGCACCTTTGCCCTGTTTGGCGCCTTGGGTGATCTGGCGCTGCGCAAGTTATTTCCTGCCCTCTATCAACTCGATGGCGCCGGGCTCTTGCACGACGACACCCGCATCCTGGCCCTGGCCCGTGAAGCCGGGACCGAGCAACAGCACCTGGCCCATATCGAAAAAGAACTGCGCAACTACGTCGGCAAGGAACTGGACGAGACCATCGCCCAGCGTTTCCTGGCGCGCCTGACCTACGTTCACGTGGACTTCAAGAACGCTGACGACTACCTCGCCCTGGCGGAAAAAGTCGGCAGCGAGCAACGCCTGATCGCCTACTTCGCCACCCCGGCGGCGGTGTACGGCGCGATCTGCGAAAACCTGGCCAAGGCTGGCCTGGCGGAAAACACCCGCGTCGTGCTGGAAAAGCCCATCGGCTCGGACCTGGAATCCTCGCGCAAGGTCAACGACGCCGTGGCGCAGTTCTTCCCGGAGAACCGCACCTACCGCATCGACCACTACCTGGGCAAAGAAACCGTCCAGAACCTGATCGCCCTGCGTTTCGCCAACAGCCTGTTCGAAACCCAGTGGAACCAGAACTACATCTCCCACGTGGAAATCACCGTGGCCGAGCAGGTCGGTATCGAAGGTCGTTGGGGCTATTTCGACAAGGCCGGCCAGTTGCGGGACATGATCCAGAACCACCTGCTGCAACTGCTTTGCCTGATCGCCATGGACCCGCCGGCCGACTTGTCCGCCGACAGTATCCGTGACGAGAAGGTCAAGGTGCTCAAGGCCCTGGCGCCCATCAGCCCGGAAGGCCTGACCACCCAGGTGGTGCGCGGCCAGTACATCGCCGGCTACAGCGCGGGCAAGCCGGTGCCGGGTTACCTGGAAGAAGAGAATTCCAACACCCAGAGCGACACCGAAACCTTCGTCGCCCTGCGTGCCGATATCCGCAACTGGCGTTGGGCCGGCGTGCCGTTCTACCTGCGGACCGGCAAGCGCATGCCGCAAAAGCTGTCGCAGATTGTCATCCACTTCAAGGAACCGTCCCACTACATCTTTGCCCCCGAGCAGCGCTTGCAGATCAGCAACAAACTGATCATCCGCCTGCAACCGGACGAAGGTATTTCCTTGCGCGTGATGACCAAGGAGCAAGGTCTGGACAAGGGCATGCAACTGCGCAGCGGCCCGCTGCAGCTGAATTTTTCCGACACCTATCGCAGCGCACGGATTCCCGATGCCTACGAGCGGTTGTTGCTGGAAGTGATGCGCGGCAATCAGAACCTGTTTGTGCGCAAAGATGAAATCGAAGCCGCGTGGAAGTGGTGTGACCAGTTGATCGCCGGCTGGAAAAAATCCGGTGATGCGCCCAAGCCGTACGCGGCGGGTTCCTGGGGGCCGATGAGCTCCATTGCACTGATCACGCGGGATGGGAGGTCGTGGTATGGCGATATCTGA
- a CDS encoding MurR/RpiR family transcriptional regulator: MRNLLEQIRNRLEELNKAEKKVAEVILLNPQQATRFSIAALAQAASVSEPTVNRFCRSFGVSGYPELKLQLAQSLASGAAYVSRAVEADDNPEAYTQKIFGSAIASLDSACQALDPNLISKAVDLLIQARQIHFFGLGASAPVAMDALHKFFRFNLSVTAHADVLMQRMIASVAHTGELFVIISYTGRTRELVEVARIARSNGASVLGVTAENSPLAKASTVSLNIPLPEDTDIYMPMTSRIIQLTVLDVLATGMTLRRGVDFQPHLRKIKESLNDSRYPVGDEFN; encoded by the coding sequence GTGCGAAATCTTCTGGAACAGATCCGGAACCGCCTCGAAGAATTGAACAAGGCCGAGAAAAAAGTCGCCGAGGTCATCCTGCTCAACCCACAGCAGGCGACCCGCTTCTCTATCGCTGCCCTCGCCCAAGCCGCCTCGGTCAGTGAACCGACGGTCAACCGCTTCTGCCGCTCGTTCGGTGTCAGCGGCTACCCTGAACTGAAACTGCAACTGGCGCAAAGCCTGGCCAGTGGCGCGGCGTACGTCAGCCGCGCCGTGGAAGCCGATGATAACCCCGAGGCCTACACCCAGAAGATCTTTGGCAGTGCCATTGCCTCCCTGGACAGCGCTTGCCAGGCACTGGACCCGAACCTGATCAGCAAGGCCGTGGACCTGTTGATCCAGGCGCGGCAGATCCACTTCTTCGGCCTTGGCGCTTCGGCACCGGTGGCCATGGATGCGCTGCACAAGTTCTTCCGCTTCAACCTGTCGGTCACCGCCCACGCGGACGTGCTGATGCAGCGCATGATCGCTTCGGTGGCGCATACGGGCGAGCTGTTCGTGATTATTTCCTACACCGGGCGTACCCGCGAGTTGGTGGAAGTGGCGCGTATCGCCCGCAGCAACGGTGCTTCGGTGCTGGGCGTGACTGCCGAGAACTCACCGCTGGCCAAGGCCAGTACGGTGAGCCTGAATATTCCGTTGCCGGAAGATACCGACATCTACATGCCGATGACCTCGCGGATCATTCAGTTGACGGTACTGGACGTGCTGGCGACCGGCATGACCTTGCGCCGTGGCGTGGATTTCCAGCCGCATTTGCGCAAGATCAAAGAGAGCTTGAATGACAGCCGGTATCCGGTTGGGGATGAGTTCAACTAA